The window GTTATAGCCATGGCCGAATTTTTTGGGAGGACTCTTAAGGTGCACAAGAAGAAAATTCTACTGCAGCGGAATTTCCGGCATGTAGAAGATATCGGTGCATCTATTTTGCAGAGAGTCTTAATGCAGGATGTACGCTCAAATCAAGAGGGAGACCAGGTATGCCAGCACTGCCTCAAGAGATACAAGGGCATTGTTTCAACTTACTCAGATTCTTGCAATACTGGTGACTCCTTTATTCCGGAGCACGAAACGGTCGGTGAGATCAACAAGTTGACAGATTTTGCTAACATTTCATCAATGATGCTCCCTGGTCATATTCTTTAATTGCGAAGAAAAGCACATGCAGagaaaaagtgggaaaaaaaatgaaaagtgcaATTTCAAGGAAAACTCAAGCAGAAGTCAGCACCATATTTGGAACAACTGGCAGTCCTGGGAAGTCAATAGTAATTGTGGTGTCTGCATTGAATGGCTTGTAAACTTGGGAAAAGCCTGCCAAGCATCAACCTTTTACAAAGAGCACCAGCAATTGTTGACACTACTGCCAGCAAAACTTGATACACGAACAATCCAAGTCGTGACGTTAAGTCTATCAAGTTATATGCTTCAAAAGTCACAAAGCTGGCATGAGAAGCATGGTGTGTGGGTTGCCCCAGATCCACAGTACAGATCTTGCAGTGGAATATTACTATGGAATATTACTCAAAAGATGAGCATGGGTGCTCATGGCAAAGCCCGTACAAAAAGGACGTTGTGGCTGTTATTGTTGATGGTGAAAAATGGCACATCGCCAGGAGATTCACGACTCACTCCAATTGGGAGGCATATCTTGTATTTAAAGAAAATAATCAAAACATTTCTATGACTTGTCAAAATTTTAATCTCTCCGGCCTGGTTGGGGTCTGCTTCCACACCAAGAAGCTTGTCTTTGTTTATACTGTGCCAACACCATGCTTTACGTTCCGGCTTTCAAAAGCTTGATTGGTGATATCTATATTGTCGAGGACTTCAAGGAACTGTGCATATGCTTGTCACCAACAATGCAGTGTTACCTCAGTGATTGAGTTGTGTCTATTGAGAGATGGAATGAGTATAAGAACGTTGGGGGCACCCTTCGAGGCTGACGTCACCTATGTGGTGTAGGAAAAAAGGGACCTTACAAAGGAAACATCGCCTGTGGCTTCCTTTGTGATGGAGCTTGCAAACTGGATCTCAAAGTGGGTCTTGCGTGATTATATATGGTGAAAACAGTCTGTGGCAATTCATGAAGCAAAACAATGCGAGCAGGAAGCATCGTTTGTACTATATTTTGACTTCACAGAAAATTAAACCGCAGTTGTTCCAAATAAAGTTTAGTTGTATTATTGGCACAAGAAACAAGTGTCAATTTTTACTTGTGTTGTAACTACCAGAAAGGCAACACGCACTTGCGCAGTTATAAGCAGTGACATGTCACATGACACAGCCAGTGCCTGCTTCGGGTTAAGCAAAGTCCATGAGTGCCTTCAAATACACGCTGAAATCCGTGTCACCTACATAAGTGACAGGCAGCAAGCCACTTCAGGAACGAATTTCAGTTGTATGAGCTGTCACAAAAATGCTACAAAGCAACAAACTGGCTCTTCTCTTGCCTATGTACGCATTGGGGCTAACAAAAACCAAACCTTTTGGCGACTGCTCTTCGGAAGTTCTTTTCGATACCTGCAAGCGACCTTGCTTTTAAATTCTGGCTCCAGCACTGCGTCATAAGAGAAGCACGAAGGGAGTGCATTCTTGAGCATATCGAAGATATGAATTCTGTTTAACTGAATTAGGTGAAATAAAAAGAGGGTACGAATGGATGAGCTGCCTGTTTACTCGGGAATTTCAAACAATGTCGGGGAGGTGTAAACCACAAAAATAAATTTACCTGGAACGATACTTTTCTATACAAAATGGTTTCCACTCACCTAAAAACATCATTAGTGCCATCTAGGCAaaatttgaagagaaaaaaaggcattttattttgttttttgtcgtaAGAAATGTCTTATTGGCACTAGCGACCGAACTCTGAAAACATAATCGTTgacattttttaatttttgttccAACAAACatgatgcaacatgttttttcaCATTATGATTTTACATTTCTATGAGAGCATTTTTGTGGGATATTAAACGAAATTGGGGatgcaatttttttatattcatTTTTAAATCGAAGAACACTTTGGTTTTTTTGAAATCAAGCATAACAATTTATTACTTTAAAAACTAATGTACAAATAAAAATGCACGCATTGCTTGTTCACATAAAGACCGATTCATACTGCAAATATGAACGACCCAACGTGTTCACAGAGGTAGCCGCAGTGTCCCAAAATCGACCCATTTCTAAGAGTGCAGCGTTTTAGGGCAATGTTTAAAAATATATAGTTTCCTCAAAATTTTATTAAACAATGGGAACTACTTTCTCTTTACTTCTATTTCTGTCAAGAAAATCTATATTTGTGGTATATAGCATCAGTGGCTGTAGGCATGGTCGTGATCTTCAAAAAACGCACTTTTCGTAAAATGGTTGCCGTCAACCGTCGAATTGTAAAATTTTTCTCTGTTGAAAAAAGATTTTTATTTGAAAATGAATTATGAATTACAATTTGGCACTATTTTGTCTTGGGGGCATATCATGCAAAGTTATCAGAAAAATGGGAGACATCAAGTATACCATGTTTATCGATCTTAAGTGGAATTGACCAGACACATTTCAAAATTAGCATGCATGAGTAGTTGCATCACCTGTTAACAATCCTTCGGCCAATGAATTTTATGGTCATCTAGTTAACGTGCCACCCAGTGGTTTTTCAATAATGTCTCTATTGGCTTTATAGTTTCTGTATGGTGCGAGTACAGCCACATTCATGTCTGTGTGTAACACATGAGCAGCAGCCTTGCTCTGCGGGGTGGCACCTTCTGGGCTTTGACTTGTATGCCCAGGAGCATGTACGGCCTAATGCATATGCTTACCTGCTTTGTACGAGTGACAGCATTGAAATGTGCACTTGCTTAACCGTAGATGTACACTCTTTTAGGAAATGGCGCGTTTCGACTGATCACACTCGTCTGTCAGGCACGTGTTATCAGTCTAAACATGTCATCTTTTTTAATCGAAATGCTGAGTTTGCAGTTCAATTTTGCTTATGCTTTGCCAAGCTCCTTGGGTGCCAAAAAACTACTCCGAGGCAAACTTTCGGTGACGGAAAAATCTGATGTCAACAGACTCAACGTCAATCACAAAACGAAGTATGTTAGATGCAAGTTATCCATGGTATATTGTTTACCCCTATCGTGTGGGAAAGCTTACATTGGCCAGACTGGCCGATGTCTGAACACCAGGCTGTTAAAACACAAAGAGATCTTTAGAAACAAATAATAATTCCCACCTTAAGGGACACTGTACTCAGTGTGGCTGCTTCCCCTATTTAATGACATGATAGTAGTTTTTTATTTTGGAGACCAATTAACCGGGCAAATAGTTGAATTATTTCACATTAACAAAAGAAAGGACTGCTGAAATAGTCAATAATTCATTTTATTAAGTCATCAGAAAGCCATTTTCCTGGAAGGGCTTTAATCAAAAATGTTCATTTTTACATTTGCTATGTTGGTTCTTGTTGCAAACTTTCATGTTAAGCACGTGCGAGTTCTAGTTGAACGTCTTGCAGATTACACTGTGTACATTTTTTGAGCTCTACATTTTTATATCTTTGAAGTGCGCAGGCTGCACTTGCTCCGTTTTTATCGATTGAGTACATGTAAATTGTGCTTCGTGGATAAGAAAGCATTAAGCTCGTTTCAGCACGTGCCGTGATTATTTTACCATTAAGTGCTGAAAATTTGCTATTGGATATGTTTTCGGTGCCTGTTATTTCATTTTTGTGTCACTCAGCGTCAGCATGGGTGCATATACTCTACAAATTATTTTCCTGAAATAAATTTAGTTACGAttgtcgtgtccttcttgtctctgttgtCCATGTTAAAAAGTGGGCCAGATAACCTTACTGAATAATGATGAGAGTCACCACTAGCACAGCTCTCAACTTCATCCGGCTAAGCTGATGCTGGAGCTCACTTTATGTGATGCTGATAGTGAGTCGTCAGCCGTCGTTTGGTGTTCCGCTATCATGTGCAAAGTTTTGGtttcacgccccgccgcggtggtctagtggctaaggtactcggctgctgacccgcaggtcgcgggttcgattcccggctgcggcggctgcatttccgatggaggcggaaatgttgtaggcccgtgtactcagatttgggtgcaggttaaagaaccccaggtggtcaaaatttccggagccctccactacggcgtctctcataatcaaatggtggttttgggacgttaaaccccacaaatcaatcaagttttGGTTTCACGTTCAATGCTGGGTGTTGCGTAAGCTTTATTTCTGTACGGTTTACTCCACAGAAATATTTGTCAAATCTTccaactgtgaaaaaaaaaactgaaaaaaactattttttttccGGAATTTTTCTGTTTTGTTCCGCATTCCATCCCTGGTCACGCTGCAGACCAAGGCCAGCTGTCCCCACGCTTTGTATAAGTTTCGATACAGCTGTACATGCAGCCTTGGTCATTGTATTGTAATCAATTTTACACAGTAAAAACCGCTTGAGAGGGTCAATAGATGCTACATCCTTCTGTATCTGCCTTTCCTTTCTTGTAATTTTTGCTGTGCGAAACTCGGCCCAACGTAATTGTGAGCATTCACCAGCTTTGCCCAATTTTCATGTCCAGGCCCAGTACGAGGATGTGCGCTGCAAGTGCATCTGCCCCAGCACCGCAGTGGTCAAGGGCTCCCAGACCAACCGCAAGCTCTACATTATGAATGTGCCTCCACAGAGATGGTGAGCATCATCCATGCACCTCCCACATTTGGCATGATTTAGTCATCTTGCGAAACCATAAGCATTTCAGGTTTGATGCACCTCAGGGGCTAGGTTTCTCGGCGTCTTCTGTCGTCGTGGAATGTCATGTAGTCGGGGTCTATCATAAAATGCACCGCAGTGACACCTTTCTTTTCTCAATGGTTTTTATTAGAATTGATTCGAGATCAAAGCGAGTAAATGCGTGCCTCTGTGGCTCCTCATGCCTGGCAAGAAGCCTGGCACTACGCTGCACACGTGCTGCTACTAAGTGTGTAACAGGCTCTCCACTTCAATTGCTGCAAGGAGTCTGGCATGTGACTGATTCATCGTGAGCCTTAGTGCCTGGGAAATGGAGAAGACCTGGGACAGGCTCTGTTTACTGAAAACTCAAGTTTATTGATGAAAAAATCTGCTTCTTTTGGTtgacaaaaaagtcacaataGCCAAAGATATGCTTAACGAGAACATCtatgaacaaaacaaaatacaaacCAAATTTTGTTTAGCACACGTGAAGAACATAAATCGTTATAGCGAACGGCATACTGAACTGCCTACTGAAAGTTATCTCACAGGTTTATTCACAAGGTCAGCAAACTTGGCTTCCAACAAAAGTAGCAAGTGGTGGCTAACATATATGCCATCTTTCAAGGAACACTAAACACAAATAAATATTGAGTCATTGTTCGTGGCTGCATTAGTGATTCAGACACCTCGTAGTACTAGATTGTAGGGAGACTACTTGAAGTGCTACCTCGTAGTGATCCACACACCTCATAGTACTATTTTGAAAAATAAGATAACATTTTAGTGGTTTGCACGGCATTCGTGCACTTCAAGTCACATGCCTGAAGACGGGCCTCTCTCATGTAGCAGTTGCCTTGCCTAACATAACTCACCTATACTGCACGGCCTCCAGCATACATAAAGGGTTGTAGGACTGCAGGGTTACTGGACGGAGCCGTCGACATACTGTGATGGTGTGTGCAACCACAGTCATAGACGCGTTTGTATTTGCCTGGAatgttttaggaaaaaaaaacatattagaAAAGCAACCTATTCATAATTATGTCAGTAGAATGCATGAtgttttttcaataaaatttttCTACTTGCCTGATTCAAGTTGATCTCGGTAGATGGCACTACCAGTCCAGCCTAacctggcgaaaaaaaaaaaaaaatttttttgaaccGATCTTGCGATTCCTAAAATAACACCAAGTGATTCCTTTTTTTCCTTGAATCAAGTGTAAATAAAgcagcagcattttattacgtgtcGTAATGCACAAATATTTTTTTGCAACTGTTGTAATCACTAGTGGTTAGTTGTGATCGGACCCTCTGAAGTCACTGTGATAATTTCAAAATGTCGCACTGAGGGCATGTATGATGTCGTACATTTACCTTCATTCTTCAGTAAGTacagcactgctgttgataataataATGTTCTAAACATTCTCAAACATTGATCCCCCACTGTAAAATAAATTGTTACTTGaccttagtgtccctttaatcaTGGCAGCTTCAAGCAGTTTTCTAGCCACTTAGTGCTTGTGTGCAAACAAAATCTGCGTAGCATCTGAACATGGTGAACACCTGCAACAGCTTTTGCTATGCGAAATGCGTGGGAGGCATGTTTTTCAAAGGGCTGTGGTGTTCTCTTAGACAAAGGCAGCACCTATCTTGTTCTCTGTCCTGCTGTGCAAAAGTGGTGATTGACTGATTGCAGCAACTGTGAAGGGGTGATCCTGCCCCAGGCGAACGACATCAAGGGCCGAGAGAGCGAGTTTTGTCCGCGCTGCAAGTGCCGCTacgagcgccgcaacaccaccacgATCCGCGTGCTGGTCATCCTCATCATCTGGGTCATCTCCCTGCTCTCGGTGTACATGCTGTTCTTGATGTGCCTCGACCCACTGCTCAACCGGCGTAAAGCAGCCTCTGCCTACCAAGAGCACGTCGATGAAGAGCTCAATCTGGTGGGTGGTCGGGAAGCATGGACTGGCTTTCGCGCTATTCAATATTCCCAAGGAGTCCCTTCAACATTCTTCACAGCTAAGAACGCAGTGGAGTCATTGTAGCACAGTGTACAGCCACGTCTACATCTGTGTGTAGCGTGGAGGCAACTAGGCTTGCTCTGCAGCGCAACACTTTGCGGCAGTTGCAGGCTCTTGCATGGTGTGACCAGGAGCAAGCATGTCTTAATAAACATGCTGGCCTGCTTCGCACGAGTGACAGCTTTAAAAGGTATCCTTGTTTAACCAAAGAAGCATGCTTTGTTAGGGTGCTTTTGGCAACTCGATTCCAAAAGATGGCACGTTTTGGCTGACAACACACACATACAACTGATAACACATGCCTAGGTGCATGCATATTTATTAGGCTGCGCATGCCCCTGGGCACACCACATCAGAGCCCGCAACCACTGCAAGGTGTCGCACCGCAGAGCAAATCTGGCTGCTCATGTGCCATACACAGACGTGGAGATAGCTGTACATTCATTCAAAAAAATGTTCCAAGGGTTCCTCATTATGAGAACTTGCAGCTATGTAAAAGAAAATTTAGTTTTCCTACTGGTCTTGAACACCCCTTCAGCCAGGGGTGGTTACATCCGTGTGCACGACTTGTTCTTGCTGTCAACTGCAGAAGTGTGCTGCATTTCCTATTCTCTTCTCAGGAGGTTATTACCAAGGGCATCTGCCAAAAAGTCTTTTCTAGACTCGGGTTGTACCGTGCTCTCATTACATGGCCAAGAGAGACCGTGCATTAGAGTAATGGAGCCTTTTGCATTGTGAGTGCGTCTTGACTTAAATTTAGTGTGCTGCGTGTGACTGCACTTGATTACTTCGAGTACAGACAACAGTATTCACTGCCTGCACTCAAGGGGCAAAGCCGACAGTATATTTTTTCTTTGCTCAAAATGAGTAGAGCTGCAAATTGTACATGTATTTGGAAAAATAGCTTTGATTCTtgtatgaaaaaataaaacatttgtgATATCAAATAAATATAATTTAGCTCAAGGTAAGTACAACTAAATACTGAAAATTACACTGAAAAACTTATCACAATTGTTTTTTACTTCTGTTATTAATTGTTTTGGAATAATCATGTGTGAATGCGACACATTTGCATACAGATCTTCATGAAGTGTATGGATGGGCAGGTTGCCTTCTGGCTTGTTGCTGCATTTATAAAAAGCAAATGCCGTGGGGTCCTGTGGAACATTCACATTAATTACCATTTAATCAACAAATATTGATCATGAAAGGGACACCAAAGTGAAACAATGACTAGATTTAGATTGATGACCTGCAATCTGTAGGGGTGCTAACGCACCTTGTAAAGTTCTCTGTGCCT of the Rhipicephalus microplus isolate Deutch F79 unplaced genomic scaffold, USDA_Rmic scaffold_12, whole genome shotgun sequence genome contains:
- the LOC119166704 gene encoding uncharacterized protein CG1161; its protein translation is MKSDELRYLGIAFVLLAFAHYCDAQYEDVRCKCICPSTAVVKGSQTNRKLYIMNVPPQRCNCEGVILPQANDIKGRESEFCPRCKCRYERRNTTTIRVLVILIIWVISLLSVYMLFLMCLDPLLNRRKAASAYQEHVDEELNLEEPLPVHQQRTRRSSSSVLNKVGQQQDKWKRQVQEQRRNIYDKHTMLN